Proteins encoded together in one Astatotilapia calliptera chromosome 7, fAstCal1.2, whole genome shotgun sequence window:
- the LOC113025436 gene encoding secretory carrier-associated membrane protein 1 isoform X1 — MSDFDSNPFADPDFSNPFQDPSVTQVRQTSPPGLEEYNPFADGKSTPASMAPKTTGPAVSTQPAIMKPTEEPPAYSQAQPQEQSQAAAELLRRQEELENKAAELDRREREMQSINVSGGRKNNWPPLPERFPVAPCFYHDITVDIPVEFQKTVKIMYYLWMLHTGTLLANLIACLSWFAVDGNRGVDFGLSILWLLLFTPCSFVCWYRPLYAAFRIDSSFRFFIFFFIYVCQIGIYVIQSIGIAGWGASGWISALTGLNKSIPVGIIMILVAALFTALAVLSLIMFKKVHGMYRTTGASFEKAQQEFATGVMSNKTVQTATANAASRAAQGAFKEQV; from the exons ATGTCAGATTTCGACAGCAACCCCTTCGCGGACCCGGACTTCAGCAACCCGTTTCAG gaTCCATCAGTGACACAAGTGAGACAGACATCTCCTCCAGGGTTAGAGGAGTACAATCCCTTTGCAGATGGCAAATCG ACACCTGCAAGTATGGCCCCCAAGACTACAGGCCCTGCTGTCAGCACTCAGCCAGCCATCATGAAACCCACAGAGGAGCCCCCAGCCTACTCACAAGCTCAACCACAG gagcAGTCGCAGGCAGCTGCTGAGCTGCTAAGGAGACAGGAAGAGCTGGAAAATAAGGCTGCAGAGCTGGACCGCCGGGAGCGAGAGATGCAGTCAATCAACGTATCTGGGG GCAGGAAAAACAACTGGCCTCCTCTCCCAGAGAGGTTTCCTGTGGCTCCGTGTTTCTACCACGATATTACTGTAGACATTCCCGTAGAGTTTCAGAAGACAGTCAAAATCATGTACTACCTCTGGATGT TGCACACTGGGACTCTGCTTGCAAACCTGATCGCCTGCCTCTCCTGGTTTGCTGTGGATGGAAACCGAGGTGTGGACTTTGGCTTGTCGATCCTCTGGCTTCTGCTTTTCACGCCATGTTCTTTTGTCTGTTGGTACAGACCGCTTTATGCTGCATTCAG GATCGACAGCTCGTTCAggttctttattttcttcttcatttacgTCTGTCAGATTGGCATCTATGTCATCCAGTCTATTGGCATCGCTGGCTGGGGAGCCAG CGGGTGGATCTCAGCTTTGACTGGCCTGAATAAAAGCATCCCAGTGGGCATTATAATGATCCTCGTTGCTGCTCTCTTTACCGCTCTGGCTGTCCTGTCTCTCATCATGTTCAAAAAG GTCCATGGCATGTACCGTACCACCGGTGCCAGTTTTGAGAAGGCACAGCAGGAATTTGCCACGGGCGTCATGTCTAACAAAACTGTACAAACGGCCACTGCTAATGCTGCTTCCAGGGCTGCACAAGGAGCCTTCAAGGAGCAAGTCTGA
- the LOC113025436 gene encoding secretory carrier-associated membrane protein 1 isoform X2, producing the protein MDPSVTQVRQTSPPGLEEYNPFADGKSTPASMAPKTTGPAVSTQPAIMKPTEEPPAYSQAQPQEQSQAAAELLRRQEELENKAAELDRREREMQSINVSGGRKNNWPPLPERFPVAPCFYHDITVDIPVEFQKTVKIMYYLWMLHTGTLLANLIACLSWFAVDGNRGVDFGLSILWLLLFTPCSFVCWYRPLYAAFRIDSSFRFFIFFFIYVCQIGIYVIQSIGIAGWGASGWISALTGLNKSIPVGIIMILVAALFTALAVLSLIMFKKVHGMYRTTGASFEKAQQEFATGVMSNKTVQTATANAASRAAQGAFKEQV; encoded by the exons ATG gaTCCATCAGTGACACAAGTGAGACAGACATCTCCTCCAGGGTTAGAGGAGTACAATCCCTTTGCAGATGGCAAATCG ACACCTGCAAGTATGGCCCCCAAGACTACAGGCCCTGCTGTCAGCACTCAGCCAGCCATCATGAAACCCACAGAGGAGCCCCCAGCCTACTCACAAGCTCAACCACAG gagcAGTCGCAGGCAGCTGCTGAGCTGCTAAGGAGACAGGAAGAGCTGGAAAATAAGGCTGCAGAGCTGGACCGCCGGGAGCGAGAGATGCAGTCAATCAACGTATCTGGGG GCAGGAAAAACAACTGGCCTCCTCTCCCAGAGAGGTTTCCTGTGGCTCCGTGTTTCTACCACGATATTACTGTAGACATTCCCGTAGAGTTTCAGAAGACAGTCAAAATCATGTACTACCTCTGGATGT TGCACACTGGGACTCTGCTTGCAAACCTGATCGCCTGCCTCTCCTGGTTTGCTGTGGATGGAAACCGAGGTGTGGACTTTGGCTTGTCGATCCTCTGGCTTCTGCTTTTCACGCCATGTTCTTTTGTCTGTTGGTACAGACCGCTTTATGCTGCATTCAG GATCGACAGCTCGTTCAggttctttattttcttcttcatttacgTCTGTCAGATTGGCATCTATGTCATCCAGTCTATTGGCATCGCTGGCTGGGGAGCCAG CGGGTGGATCTCAGCTTTGACTGGCCTGAATAAAAGCATCCCAGTGGGCATTATAATGATCCTCGTTGCTGCTCTCTTTACCGCTCTGGCTGTCCTGTCTCTCATCATGTTCAAAAAG GTCCATGGCATGTACCGTACCACCGGTGCCAGTTTTGAGAAGGCACAGCAGGAATTTGCCACGGGCGTCATGTCTAACAAAACTGTACAAACGGCCACTGCTAATGCTGCTTCCAGGGCTGCACAAGGAGCCTTCAAGGAGCAAGTCTGA